The following are from one region of the Meleagris gallopavo isolate NT-WF06-2002-E0010 breed Aviagen turkey brand Nicholas breeding stock chromosome 21, Turkey_5.1, whole genome shotgun sequence genome:
- the TEX14 gene encoding inactive serine/threonine-protein kinase TEX14 isoform X5 translates to MGQTSLFTAALLGLGRIVDVLLDYGSDPNHRCYDGSTPVHAAAFSGNQWVLSKLLDEGGDLRVHDEGGKNPQYWAMSAGKESSAQMLEFIQRCTFHMQAAIQNFPCDILRKVCSSKALVSSPSRFGGIVQGNADSPLGRFLKGGVNAAKNIYSFGFGKFYLAGSGHLGYLASLPIIGEKEVVQADDEPTFSYRVGPCMTMTKVFCRYSSPRSLMWGSSRVTVKELSFQPHQNCSKLRLADLLIAEQEHSSKLRHPHLLQLMSVCLSSDLEKTRLVYERVNFGSLYSVLHERRTEFPVLRMETILHVLLQINDALRFLHSRGFIHRTVTSYAIQIVSSGEAKLCNMEYMIESKDGGEHSDLTRIPVPAQLYKWCSPEVILEKSVTVKSDIYSFCAVMQEALTETLPWKGIEDSVIKQLIISGQQLEADVRLPVPYYDIVKSGLESKQKNRSMNLQDIQYILKNDLKDLTKSQSCHADEMAKAQRPAVFADINICLSSTFSYQKRTLELNEKEITEADSSAVPRYPIFPEEDNALVDLEAPTSLQLVAQENSHDAASETQMTCSVSDVDDSLCSFEMNEAFASCPDFHEDFLEEGAELSRTLKDKKRQQKEKDENVLGDLFLSPGMYCEEKPVYEEGSISESVAECTTEEEEGKSEASDLNMLAQVRGDAGRRRSTLSSNEHHLSKCVLNLKIVQSMLQQAAESLCRTEEKLNKLEAAEKQRKGIWTNQLSKQVFRDRPCNRSDNIYQNINNPFSGANTFLWKAVGPPSSDYIPPLVTCQSQGALRGDGFQTVSNVREEMRAIQNEKWKCFHQRSKSENESNQRDLSFSEVKSLDDQVDLEHEHLLPRVSVRCKKKFNFQIQRGSDSRSAASGSKEERRCYPKPASEICSTEINKERRMMQPEWRTEVRHMARKVASGQLELIAPYLTSDCTSESEVESIKEAFQHVTSRVQKGRDQRGYRWHTGDSAEPWDVGCEDGSESEESDLESMFRSSGGGSCQSPSQDEQAESGLPIHKNSVIFQQIETISRGRSRELPCSFNSYPSESEEFLTPDSDYFLPPAAQESSELKKQMPEDAGSGIQVSGGKILLCGTAAQNSGSNTQGVNQLIHMPVASVEAAQEMISREPQEDSKEKDTSVTDIQDLSSIPCEEELYYKDISCKTPGVSHVPPSVSTPISSEEKIPVAFEKHRCCHEVVLDSSSCTCQEVSSAVSRTFTTAYEEERSTEVLSAFPGVCSSGLNEPGGLSVVASSSRSTRKAPAVAQAPIHLLDELPAPAQELLDEIECLKQQDSIAQDFVEEGLCDCRVQKNDSDRIKMEGIEAEKEIEISKKCDCGVWTMETFNLAEETERAHSTLDDALERVLCAVSPDEQMEEQQEDEEIQGYALGAASLRDPRGVGRKKGVEEGGARARSSEADGCAGSSEGPLHL, encoded by the exons ATGGGCCAGACCTCTCTTTTCACAGCTGCATTGTTAGGCCTTGGTAGAATAGTGGATGTGCTGCTGGATTATGGCTCAGACCCTAACCA TCGCTGTTATGATGGAAGCACACCGGTCCATGCAGCAGCTTTCTCAGGAAATCAGTGGGTTCTTAGCAAGTTACTGGATGAAGGAGGTGATCTGAGAGTGCACGATGAAGGTGGGAAAAATCCGCAGTACTGGGCTAtgtcagctggaaaagaaagcagtgctcAG ATGCTGGAATTCATACAGCGTTGTACATTCCACATGCAGGCTGCCATTCAGAATTTTCCCTGTGATATACTGAGGAAGGTTTGCTCATCAAAAGCACTGGTTTCCAGTCCATCCAGGTTTGGTGGCATTGTTCAAGG AAATGCTGACAGTCCTCTGGGTAGATTTCTGAAAGGTGGAGTTAATGCAGCCAAGAACATCTATAGCTTTGGTTTTGGGAAG TTCTATCTTGCAGGCAGCGGGCATCTGGGCTACTTGGCATCTCTCCCTATTattggggaaaaagaagtggtTCAGGCAGATGATGAACCAACGTTTTCTTACCGTGTTGGACCATGCATGACCATGACAAA AGTATTTTGCAGATACTCTTCTCCTCGTAGCTTGATGTGGGGGAGCAGCAGAGTGACAGTGAAGGAACTCAGCTTTCAGCCCCATCAGAACTGTAGTAAGCTACGCTTAGCTGATCTTCTCATTGCAGAGCAGGAACACAGCAG TAAACTCCGTCATCCCCATTTGCTACAGTTGATGTCTGTTTGTCTGTCCAGTGATTTGGAGAAAACCCGTTTGGTGTACGAGAGGGTCAACTTTGGTTCTTTGTACAGTGTCCTGCATGAAAGG cgTACGGAATTCCCAGTGCTGCGCATGGAGACAATTCTGCATGTACTTCTTCAAATCAATGATGCTTTACGTTTTCTGCACTCCCGTGGATTTATCCACCGTACAGTTACCTCCTATGCTATTCAGATTGTTTCTTCTGGTGAAGCAAAGCTATGCAACATGGAATACATGATAGAGAG CAAGGATGGTGGAGAACACAGTGATCTGACACGCATTCCTGTGCCAGCCCAGCTATATAAATGGTGCTCTCCTGAAGTAATCCTTGAAAAGAGTGTCACGGTGAAATCGGACATTTACAGTTTCTGTGCAGTAATGCAAGAAGCCTTGACAG AGACCCTTCCATGGAAAGGTATTGAAGACTCAGTAATTAAACAGCTCATAATTTCAGGACAGCAGTTGGAAGCAGATGTCAGACTTCCTGTACCCTATTATGACATTGTAAAGTCAGGGCTAGAATCTAAACAGAAGAACCGCTCCATGAACCTTCAGGATATTCAGTACATactgaaaaatgatttaaag gACTTGACTAAGTCTCAGAGTTGTCATGCTGATGAAATGGCAAAAGCACAGAGGCCTGCTGTTTTTGCAGATATAAACATCTGTTTGTCATCAACTTTCAGCTACCAGAAGAGAACACTGGAATTGAATGAAAAAGAGATAACAGAGGCTG ACAGTTCTGCTGTCCCAAGGTACCCTATTTTTCCTGAAGAGGATAATGCTTTAGTGGACCTTGAGGCACCCACCAGTCTGCAGCTAGTTGCACAGGAAAACAGTCACGATGCAGCTTCTGAAACCCAGATGACCTGCAGTGTGAGTGATGTGGATGACAGCCTCTGTAGCTTTGAAATGAATGAAGCCTTTGCCAGTTGTCCTGACTTTCATGAAGACTTCCTGGAAGAAGGAGCTGAATTAAGTCGAACACTAAAGGataaaaaaagacagcaaaaagaaaaagatgagaatGTCCTTGGAGACCTGTTCCTGTCCCCTGGAATGTACTGTGAGGAAAAGCCAGTTTATGAGGAAGGCAGCATTTCAGAGTCAGTTGCAGAGTGCACtacagaagaggaggaagggaaaagtgAGGCCTCTGACCTGAACATGCTGGCACAGGTGAGAGGAGATGCTGGCAGGAGGAGGAGTACCTTGTCTTCAAATGAACATCACCTCAGTAAATGTGTCCTTAATTTAAAGATTGTTCAGAGCATgttgcagcaggcagcagagtccctgtgcagaacagaggaaaaactgaacaaattagaggcagctgaaaagcaaaggaagggaATTTGGACAAATCAGCTTTCTAAGCAAGTTTTTCGTGACAGGCCCTGTAACAGATCTGATAATATTTATCAAAATATCAATAACCCTTTTTCTGGAGCTAACACTTTTTTATGGAAGGCTGTAGGCCCACCATCAAGTGACTACATTCCACCTCTGGTGACATGCCAGTCACAAGGAGCTCTGCGTGGAGATGGTTTCCAGACTGTTTCAAATGTGAGAGAGGAAATGCGGGCAATTCAGAATGAAAAGTGGAAATGCTTTCATCAGAGGAGTAAGAGTGAAAATGAGAGCAACCAGCGTGATCTCAGCTTCAGTGAGGTGAAAAGCCTTGATGATCAAGTGGATCTAGAGCACGAG CATTTACTCCCACGTGTATCTGTTAGATGCAAAAAAAAGTTCAACTTCCAGATTCAGAGAGGGAGTGACTCACGTTCTGCAGCAAGTGGAAGCAAAGAAGAGAGGAG GTGCTATCCAAAACCAGCATCTGAAAtttgcagcacagaaataaacaaggaGAGAAGGATGATGCAGCCAGAATGGAGAA CTGAAGTAAGGCACATGGCTAGAAAAGTGGCCTCAGGACAACTAGAGCTGATTGCTCCGTATCTAACCAGTGATTGTACATCTGAAAGTGAAGTGGAGAGTATAAAGGAAGCATTTCAACATGTCACTAGTAGAGTCCAAAAAGGTCGAGACCAACGAGGATATAGATGGCATACAGGTGACAGTGCTGAGCCTTGGGATGTGGGCTGTGAGGATGGATCTGAATCAGAGGAGAGTGATCTGGAGTCTATGTTCAGAAGTTCTGGAG GAGGAAGTTGCCAGTCACCATCACAAGATGAACAGGCAGAATCTGGACTACCTATACATAAGAATTCAGTCATTTTTCAACAAATTGAGACTATCTCTAGG GGACGTTCTAGAGAATTACCTTGTTCCTTTAATTCATATCCCAGTGAGTCTGAAGAATTCTTGACTCCAGATTCTGATtatttccttcctcctgctgctcaggAAAGCTCAGAACTAAAG aaacagatgCCTGAAGATGCAGGATCAGGTATTCAGGTATCAG gaggaaaaatattactctgcggcacagcagcacagaactcTGGCAGTAACACACAAGGAGTGAATCAGCTTATCCATATGCCTGTAGCCAG TGTTGAAGCAGCACAAGAAATGATATCAAGGGAGCCTCAGGAAGACTCCAAAGAAAAAGACAC ATCAGTGACAGACATTCAGGATTTGTCAAGTATTCCCTGTGAGGAAGAGCTCTACTACAAGGATATAAGTTGTAAAACACCCGGAGTGAGTCACGTACCCCCAAGTGTCAGCACTCCAATCAGTTCAG aGGAAAAAATTCCAGTAGCCTTTGAGAAACACAGATGCTGCCATGAAGTAGTTTTGGATTCTTCCTCGTGCACTTGTCAGGAGGTTTCCTCTGCAGTGTCCAGGACATTCACCACAGCCTATGAAGAGGAAAGGAGCACTGAagttctctctgcttttccaggTGTTTGCTCCTCTGGATTGAATGAACCT GGTGGATTGTCAGTTGTTGCTTCATCCTCGAGAAGCACCAGGAAGGCACCTG CGGTCGCTCAGGCACCTATCCACCTCCTGGATGAGCTCCCTGCACCAGCCCAAGAGCTACTGGATGAAATTG AGTGTTTAAAGCAGCAAGATTCCATTGCTCAAGACTTTGTGGAAGAGGGATTGTGTGACTGCAGAGTGCAAAAAAATG ATTCTGATCGAATTAAAATGGAAGGcatagaagcagaaaaagaaattgagataAGCAAGAAGTGTGATTGTGGTGTGTGGACTATGGAGACATTTAATCTAgcagaggaaacagaaag GGCTCACTCTACTCTTGATGATGCTTTAGAAAGAgttctctgtgctgtttctcCAGATGAGCAAATGGAAGAACAACAAGAAGATGAGGAAATTCAGGGATATGCTCTTGG GGCTGCGAGCCTGAGAGATCCACGAGGTGttggaaggaagaagggagtAGAGGAAGGTGGAGCCAGGGCACGAAGCAGCGAGGCagatggctgtgctgggagTTCAGAAGGTCCTCTTCATCTGTAA
- the TEX14 gene encoding inactive serine/threonine-protein kinase TEX14 isoform X10: MGQTSLFTAALLGLGRIVDVLLDYGSDPNHRCYDGSTPVHAAAFSGNQWVLSKLLDEGGDLRVHDEGGKNPQYWAMSAGKESSAQMLEFIQRCTFHMQAAIQNFPCDILRKVCSSKALVSSPSRFGGIVQGNADSPLGRFLKGGVNAAKNIYSFGFGKFYLAGSGHLGYLASLPIIGEKEVVQADDEPTFSYRVGPCMTMTKVFCRYSSPRSLMWGSSRVTVKELSFQPHQNCSKLRLADLLIAEQEHSSKLRHPHLLQLMSVCLSSDLEKTRLVYERVNFGSLYSVLHERRTEFPVLRMETILHVLLQINDALRFLHSRGFIHRTVTSYAIQIVSSGEAKLCNMEYMIESKDGGEHSDLTRIPVPAQLYKWCSPEVILEKSVTVKSDIYSFCAVMQEALTETLPWKGIEDSVIKQLIISGQQLEADVRLPVPYYDIVKSGLESKQKNRSMNLQDIQYILKNDLKDLTKSQSCHADEMAKAQRPAVFADINICLSSTFSYQKRTLELNEKEITEADSSAVPRYPIFPEEDNALVDLEAPTSLQLVAQENSHDAASETQMTCSVSDVDDSLCSFEMNEAFASCPDFHEDFLEEGAELSRTLKDKKRQQKEKDENVLGDLFLSPGMYCEEKPVYEEGSISESVAECTTEEEEGKSEASDLNMLAQVRGDAGRRRSTLSSNEHHLSKCVLNLKIVQSMLQQAAESLCRTEEKLNKLEAAEKQRKGIWTNQLSKQVFRDRPCNRSDNIYQNINNPFSGANTFLWKAVGPPSSDYIPPLVTCQSQGALRGDGFQTVSNVREEMRAIQNEKWKCFHQRSKSENESNQRDLSFSEVKSLDDQVDLEHEHLLPRVSVRCKKKFNFQIQRGSDSRSAASGSKEERRCYPKPASEICSTEINKERRMMQPEWRTEVRHMARKVASGQLELIAPYLTSDCTSESEVESIKEAFQHVTSRVQKGRDQRGYRWHTGDSAEPWDVGCEDGSESEESDLESMFRSSGGGSCQSPSQDEQAESGLPIHKNSVIFQQIETISRGRSRELPCSFNSYPSESEEFLTPDSDYFLPPAAQESSELKKQMPEDAGSGIQVSGGKILLCGTAAQNSGSNTQGVNQLIHMPVASVEAAQEMISREPQEDSKEKDTSVTDIQDLSSIPCEEELYYKDISCKTPGVSHVPPSVSTPISSEEKIPVAFEKHRCCHEVVLDSSSCTCQEVSSAVSRTFTTAYEEERSTEVLSAFPGVCSSGLNEPGVLLVNGCMWL; this comes from the exons ATGGGCCAGACCTCTCTTTTCACAGCTGCATTGTTAGGCCTTGGTAGAATAGTGGATGTGCTGCTGGATTATGGCTCAGACCCTAACCA TCGCTGTTATGATGGAAGCACACCGGTCCATGCAGCAGCTTTCTCAGGAAATCAGTGGGTTCTTAGCAAGTTACTGGATGAAGGAGGTGATCTGAGAGTGCACGATGAAGGTGGGAAAAATCCGCAGTACTGGGCTAtgtcagctggaaaagaaagcagtgctcAG ATGCTGGAATTCATACAGCGTTGTACATTCCACATGCAGGCTGCCATTCAGAATTTTCCCTGTGATATACTGAGGAAGGTTTGCTCATCAAAAGCACTGGTTTCCAGTCCATCCAGGTTTGGTGGCATTGTTCAAGG AAATGCTGACAGTCCTCTGGGTAGATTTCTGAAAGGTGGAGTTAATGCAGCCAAGAACATCTATAGCTTTGGTTTTGGGAAG TTCTATCTTGCAGGCAGCGGGCATCTGGGCTACTTGGCATCTCTCCCTATTattggggaaaaagaagtggtTCAGGCAGATGATGAACCAACGTTTTCTTACCGTGTTGGACCATGCATGACCATGACAAA AGTATTTTGCAGATACTCTTCTCCTCGTAGCTTGATGTGGGGGAGCAGCAGAGTGACAGTGAAGGAACTCAGCTTTCAGCCCCATCAGAACTGTAGTAAGCTACGCTTAGCTGATCTTCTCATTGCAGAGCAGGAACACAGCAG TAAACTCCGTCATCCCCATTTGCTACAGTTGATGTCTGTTTGTCTGTCCAGTGATTTGGAGAAAACCCGTTTGGTGTACGAGAGGGTCAACTTTGGTTCTTTGTACAGTGTCCTGCATGAAAGG cgTACGGAATTCCCAGTGCTGCGCATGGAGACAATTCTGCATGTACTTCTTCAAATCAATGATGCTTTACGTTTTCTGCACTCCCGTGGATTTATCCACCGTACAGTTACCTCCTATGCTATTCAGATTGTTTCTTCTGGTGAAGCAAAGCTATGCAACATGGAATACATGATAGAGAG CAAGGATGGTGGAGAACACAGTGATCTGACACGCATTCCTGTGCCAGCCCAGCTATATAAATGGTGCTCTCCTGAAGTAATCCTTGAAAAGAGTGTCACGGTGAAATCGGACATTTACAGTTTCTGTGCAGTAATGCAAGAAGCCTTGACAG AGACCCTTCCATGGAAAGGTATTGAAGACTCAGTAATTAAACAGCTCATAATTTCAGGACAGCAGTTGGAAGCAGATGTCAGACTTCCTGTACCCTATTATGACATTGTAAAGTCAGGGCTAGAATCTAAACAGAAGAACCGCTCCATGAACCTTCAGGATATTCAGTACATactgaaaaatgatttaaag gACTTGACTAAGTCTCAGAGTTGTCATGCTGATGAAATGGCAAAAGCACAGAGGCCTGCTGTTTTTGCAGATATAAACATCTGTTTGTCATCAACTTTCAGCTACCAGAAGAGAACACTGGAATTGAATGAAAAAGAGATAACAGAGGCTG ACAGTTCTGCTGTCCCAAGGTACCCTATTTTTCCTGAAGAGGATAATGCTTTAGTGGACCTTGAGGCACCCACCAGTCTGCAGCTAGTTGCACAGGAAAACAGTCACGATGCAGCTTCTGAAACCCAGATGACCTGCAGTGTGAGTGATGTGGATGACAGCCTCTGTAGCTTTGAAATGAATGAAGCCTTTGCCAGTTGTCCTGACTTTCATGAAGACTTCCTGGAAGAAGGAGCTGAATTAAGTCGAACACTAAAGGataaaaaaagacagcaaaaagaaaaagatgagaatGTCCTTGGAGACCTGTTCCTGTCCCCTGGAATGTACTGTGAGGAAAAGCCAGTTTATGAGGAAGGCAGCATTTCAGAGTCAGTTGCAGAGTGCACtacagaagaggaggaagggaaaagtgAGGCCTCTGACCTGAACATGCTGGCACAGGTGAGAGGAGATGCTGGCAGGAGGAGGAGTACCTTGTCTTCAAATGAACATCACCTCAGTAAATGTGTCCTTAATTTAAAGATTGTTCAGAGCATgttgcagcaggcagcagagtccctgtgcagaacagaggaaaaactgaacaaattagaggcagctgaaaagcaaaggaagggaATTTGGACAAATCAGCTTTCTAAGCAAGTTTTTCGTGACAGGCCCTGTAACAGATCTGATAATATTTATCAAAATATCAATAACCCTTTTTCTGGAGCTAACACTTTTTTATGGAAGGCTGTAGGCCCACCATCAAGTGACTACATTCCACCTCTGGTGACATGCCAGTCACAAGGAGCTCTGCGTGGAGATGGTTTCCAGACTGTTTCAAATGTGAGAGAGGAAATGCGGGCAATTCAGAATGAAAAGTGGAAATGCTTTCATCAGAGGAGTAAGAGTGAAAATGAGAGCAACCAGCGTGATCTCAGCTTCAGTGAGGTGAAAAGCCTTGATGATCAAGTGGATCTAGAGCACGAG CATTTACTCCCACGTGTATCTGTTAGATGCAAAAAAAAGTTCAACTTCCAGATTCAGAGAGGGAGTGACTCACGTTCTGCAGCAAGTGGAAGCAAAGAAGAGAGGAG GTGCTATCCAAAACCAGCATCTGAAAtttgcagcacagaaataaacaaggaGAGAAGGATGATGCAGCCAGAATGGAGAA CTGAAGTAAGGCACATGGCTAGAAAAGTGGCCTCAGGACAACTAGAGCTGATTGCTCCGTATCTAACCAGTGATTGTACATCTGAAAGTGAAGTGGAGAGTATAAAGGAAGCATTTCAACATGTCACTAGTAGAGTCCAAAAAGGTCGAGACCAACGAGGATATAGATGGCATACAGGTGACAGTGCTGAGCCTTGGGATGTGGGCTGTGAGGATGGATCTGAATCAGAGGAGAGTGATCTGGAGTCTATGTTCAGAAGTTCTGGAG GAGGAAGTTGCCAGTCACCATCACAAGATGAACAGGCAGAATCTGGACTACCTATACATAAGAATTCAGTCATTTTTCAACAAATTGAGACTATCTCTAGG GGACGTTCTAGAGAATTACCTTGTTCCTTTAATTCATATCCCAGTGAGTCTGAAGAATTCTTGACTCCAGATTCTGATtatttccttcctcctgctgctcaggAAAGCTCAGAACTAAAG aaacagatgCCTGAAGATGCAGGATCAGGTATTCAGGTATCAG gaggaaaaatattactctgcggcacagcagcacagaactcTGGCAGTAACACACAAGGAGTGAATCAGCTTATCCATATGCCTGTAGCCAG TGTTGAAGCAGCACAAGAAATGATATCAAGGGAGCCTCAGGAAGACTCCAAAGAAAAAGACAC ATCAGTGACAGACATTCAGGATTTGTCAAGTATTCCCTGTGAGGAAGAGCTCTACTACAAGGATATAAGTTGTAAAACACCCGGAGTGAGTCACGTACCCCCAAGTGTCAGCACTCCAATCAGTTCAG aGGAAAAAATTCCAGTAGCCTTTGAGAAACACAGATGCTGCCATGAAGTAGTTTTGGATTCTTCCTCGTGCACTTGTCAGGAGGTTTCCTCTGCAGTGTCCAGGACATTCACCACAGCCTATGAAGAGGAAAGGAGCACTGAagttctctctgcttttccaggTGTTTGCTCCTCTGGATTGAATGAACCT GGGGTTCTTCTGGTAAATGGATGTATGTGGCTTTAA